AGCCATCTTCTCAACACGCGCATAGCGTTTATTGATACTTTCTAGATCGGCCAAAATGAGCTCCAGATTGATGGTCTCAATATCAGCCATGGGATCGACAAAGTCAGACTCACGGCCCTGTTCCCTCATGACATTTTCATCATCAAAGGCACGAACTACATGGACGATAGCATCCACTTCACGGATATTGGCCAAGAATTTATTTCCTAGACCTTCCCCTTTCGAAGCTCCCTTTACAATACCTGCAATGTCTGTAAACTCAAATGTAGTAGGAACCTTCTTTTGAGGTTTAATCAATTCTGTTAATTTGTCCAAACGAGCATCTGGGACCTCTACCCGACCGACATTTGGATCAATGGTCGCAAAAGGGTAGTTGGCAGCTTCTGCCCCTGCTTTTGTAATTGCATTAAATAAAGTTGACTTGCCCACATTAGGCAGTCCCACAATCCCTGCTGTTAAAGCCATTCGTATCTTCTCCATTCATCTTTTCAATCCAAACCATTATACCATAAATCCTTATCCTAAACAGCGGATTTGAATGAAAAATTTCCTGCTTTCGGGATAGAAATAGAAAATATTTCTGCAAAAAATGATATAATATAGTTAATATTTTGATAAAAGGAGTTAACCATGAAAAAACTGACAATTAAAACTTTTGTTCTTTCTTTCTTGACGATGTTTACTTTACTTTTTTTAGCTGCCTGCAGTAGCAGTCCTAAAAAAGCCTATTTTCAGTTGATTGATCAAAAGACCAAGCAAGACAGCCGGATCACTCTTGAGTATAAGGGCGATGATTTGCTGAACAATGAAACCAGCAATGTTTTCTATTATGAGCCTATCGGATTGACAAAAGATACCGCCAAAGAACAAATTGGAGGCTACATGCAAACTCTGGAAAACATTAAAGGACTTACTAATAAAATCGAATATAAAGACGATCATTTGACGCAAAAGATGACGATGGATTTTAGCAAGGCAGATATTTCAGAACTGAAAAGCAAACAACTTATCCAAACAGATGGAGACCAAAAAGCTAATTATATCAGTTATAAAGAAACGGTAAAATCTCTTGAAGCTTCTGGCTATAAAGAAGTCAAAGACGGCAAATTTGAAGAACTTAAATAAAAGCAGAAAACGGATAAGACTTTCTTGGTCTTATCCGTTCTTTGTTGATGAGATAGGTCATTCAAAATTGGGCTAAGTCAAAAAAGTGGACTATTCGATGACCTTCTTCATTTTTCTTTCAAAATCATATCTGCTCATCATGACAACGTGTTCGCAGTTACTGCAGCGAATCTTGATATCTGCT
Above is a window of Streptococcus cristatus ATCC 51100 DNA encoding:
- a CDS encoding DUF1307 domain-containing protein encodes the protein MKKLTIKTFVLSFLTMFTLLFLAACSSSPKKAYFQLIDQKTKQDSRITLEYKGDDLLNNETSNVFYYEPIGLTKDTAKEQIGGYMQTLENIKGLTNKIEYKDDHLTQKMTMDFSKADISELKSKQLIQTDGDQKANYISYKETVKSLEASGYKEVKDGKFEELK